The following coding sequences are from one Stigmatopora nigra isolate UIUO_SnigA chromosome 12, RoL_Snig_1.1, whole genome shotgun sequence window:
- the gnrh3 gene encoding gonadotropin-releasing hormone 3, giving the protein MESSRKVAVNVLVLVLLLQVTVAQHWSYGWLPGGKRSVGELEATIRMMGTGGVVSLPEEASAQTHERRRPYNVMDDDSHHFERKKRFSYK; this is encoded by the exons ATGGAGTCCAGCCGTAAAGTGGCGGTGAACGTGTTGGTCTTGGTTCTGCTGCTTCAGGTGACTGTAGCCCAGCATTGGTCGTATGGATGGTTGCCCGGTGGGAAGAGAAGTGTGGGGGAGCTGGAGGCCACCATTAGG ATGATGGGTACAGGGGGCGTGGTGTCTCTTCCCGAAGAGGCGAGTGCCCAAACCCATGAGAGACGTCGACCATACAATGTA ATGGATGATGATTCCCATCATTTTGAGCGAAAGAAAAGGTTCtcttataaatga